Proteins co-encoded in one Afipia sp. P52-10 genomic window:
- a CDS encoding metallophosphoesterase yields MTNSQAGSSIDLSAWAASTPRNTRIYAVGDVHGRADLLAEMTERIDDDCFRRPVQHAIEVYLGDYIDRGVASKDVIDILCRRLVRRNAICLRGNHEALLERFIIDPTMVYDWARLGGLETLNSYGVAFDADQSSLDTLHGEFCSAFPRTHTLFLRCLKNMYRCGNYLFVHAGIRPGVPLAAQTQEDLTWIRDEFLTSTVNHGYVVVHGHTPVMHPEIHKNRINIDTGAFYSGTLTCVVLEDTSIQFL; encoded by the coding sequence ACCTCGGAACACACGCATCTATGCTGTCGGCGATGTTCACGGGCGCGCAGACCTGCTCGCAGAAATGACCGAACGAATCGACGACGATTGCTTCCGGCGACCGGTTCAGCACGCCATTGAAGTCTATCTCGGCGACTATATCGATCGTGGTGTTGCTTCGAAGGATGTGATCGACATTCTTTGCCGACGCCTCGTGCGACGAAACGCCATATGCCTGCGCGGGAACCATGAAGCACTGCTTGAACGTTTCATCATCGATCCGACCATGGTGTACGACTGGGCCCGGCTCGGCGGACTTGAGACGCTCAACTCCTACGGCGTCGCATTCGATGCGGATCAATCATCCCTCGACACGCTGCATGGAGAATTCTGTTCCGCATTTCCGCGCACGCACACGCTGTTCCTTCGCTGCCTCAAGAATATGTATCGCTGCGGTAACTATCTCTTTGTCCACGCAGGGATCAGGCCCGGAGTGCCGCTCGCCGCACAAACACAAGAGGATCTCACTTGGATTCGCGACGAGTTCCTGACATCGACGGTCAATCACGGGTATGTCGTCGTGCACGGTCACACGCCCGTCATGCATCCCGAAATCCATAAGAACCGGATCAACATCGATACGGGTGCCTTCTATTCAGGCACGCTCACATGTGTTGTCCTGGAAGACACATCTATCCAGTTTCTCTAG
- a CDS encoding polysaccharide biosynthesis/export family protein: MKMIRRLMLPSCFGLLLAATPIAAATSGFAAETGLPPNTRTRAATSQPDHSSLSYRLGPNDRIRLKVYGEQDVSGDYEVDGSGYVSVPLAGRVRAAGLTTRQLERAIASALAKGMLRDPRVNVEVAAYRPFYILGEVKRAGEYPYKSGLTVLDAVASAGGYTYRANESKVAIRRAGSAVEDIYPLDVPVLVYPGDNIRIPERYF, encoded by the coding sequence ATGAAGATGATCCGCCGATTGATGCTGCCGTCCTGCTTCGGTCTTCTTCTCGCCGCCACGCCTATCGCCGCTGCCACCAGTGGATTTGCAGCCGAAACAGGGCTGCCCCCGAACACTCGGACGCGCGCCGCAACATCACAACCGGATCACAGTTCCCTCTCCTATCGGCTGGGGCCGAACGATCGCATCCGCCTGAAGGTTTACGGCGAACAAGACGTCAGCGGCGATTACGAAGTCGATGGCAGCGGTTACGTCTCTGTTCCGCTTGCTGGACGCGTTCGAGCTGCAGGTCTCACGACGCGTCAGTTGGAACGCGCCATTGCTTCAGCACTTGCGAAAGGCATGCTTCGCGATCCCCGCGTCAATGTCGAGGTCGCAGCCTATCGCCCATTCTATATCTTGGGCGAAGTCAAACGCGCCGGCGAATATCCTTATAAGTCCGGCTTAACGGTGCTCGATGCGGTCGCCAGCGCCGGCGGATACACCTATCGCGCCAACGAGAGCAAAGTCGCGATACGGCGTGCCGGTTCCGCAGTAGAAGATATCTATCCGCTCGATGTTCCAGTGCTTGTGTATCCCGGCGATAACATCCGCATCCCCGAACGCTACTTCTGA